From Rhinatrema bivittatum chromosome 5, aRhiBiv1.1, whole genome shotgun sequence, the proteins below share one genomic window:
- the LOC115091567 gene encoding olfactory receptor 56A4-like — MSSSNTNSTTEVSEFLLMGFPGIQSWQHWISIPLALLFLIALVANLTLLITFYADPSLHEPMYYFLAILALVDIGLCNSITPKLLGVLWFDSKTISSSACFTQMYFVHCFLGMESGIFLVMAYDRYIAICNPLRYFYIITNSFVVKAMVFTLIRSAVLVVPIPVLASRLHYCSRNTIKYSFCANLAVVSLACEDITVNSIYQLTVAWAFLSSDLALITISYCFILRSVLKLQAEGAAMKALSTCSSHLILILFFYTVLVVLAITHSSRNKIPIDIPVFANVLHLLVPPSLNPIVYGVRTKEIKHGILKVFTKRRATTSEN; from the coding sequence ATGTCTTCATCCAACACCAACAGCACCACGGAGGTGTCTGAGTTTCTCCTCATGGGTTTTCCTGGGATCCAAAGCTGGCAGCACTGGATCTCCATCCCCCTGGCTCTTCTCTTCCTCATAGCCCTTGTGGCCAATCTCACACTACTGATCACTTTCTATGCTGATCCAAGCCTCCATGAGCCCATGTACTATTTCCTGGCCATCCTGGCACTGGTGGATATAGGTCTGTGTAACTCAATCACTCCCAAACTCCTGGGGGTCCTCTGGTTTGATTCAAAAACTATCAGCTCCTCAGCCTGCTTCACGCAGATGTACTTTGTCCATTGCTTCCTTGGGATGGAGTCAGGGATCTTCCTTGTTATGGCTTATGATCGATATATTGCAATCTGCAACCCCTTAAGATACTTCTACATAATTACCAACAGTTTTGTAGTAAAGGCCATGGTTTTTACCTTGATCAGGAGTGCAGTGTTAGTGGTACCCATTCCTGTGCTTGCATCTCGGCTGCATTACTGCTCCAGAAATACCATCAAATACAGCTTCTGTGCCAACTTAGCAGTGGTGTCTCTGGCCTGTGAAGATATTACAGTTAACAGTATTTACCAACTGACTGTGGCCTGGGCTTTTCTGAGTAGTGACCTGGCACTTATCACCATCTCGTATTGTTTTATCCTTCGTTCTGTCTTGAAGCTGCAAGCTGAAGGGGCAGCCATGAAGGCTTTGAGTACCTGCTCTTCCCACCTCATtcttatcttatttttttataCTGTTCTTGTGGTTTTGGCCATAACTCACAGTAGTAGAAACAAAATCCCAATAGACATCCCAGTATTTGCCAATGTTTTACATCTCCTTGTCCCTCCATCACTGAACCCCATTGTCTATGGTGTGAGGACCAAAGAGATTAAGCACGGCATACTGAAGGTGTTCACGAAAAGAAGAGCAACTACCAGTGAGAATTGA